The following proteins are encoded in a genomic region of Parus major isolate Abel chromosome 18, Parus_major1.1, whole genome shotgun sequence:
- the NOG gene encoding noggin, translating into MDHSQCLVTIYALVVLLGLRLEQGACQHYLHIRPAPSDNLPLVDLIEHPDPIFDPKEKDLNETLLRNLMGGHFDPNFMSVSLPEDRLGVDDLAELDLLLRQRPSGAMPSEIKGLEFYDGLQPGKKHRLSKKLRRKLQMWLWSQTFCPVLYTWNDLGSRFWPRYVKVGSCYSKRSCSVPEGMVCKPAKSVHLTILRWRCQRRGGQRCTWIPIQYPIISECKCSC; encoded by the coding sequence ATGGATCATTCCCAGTGCCTTGTGACTATATACGCCTTGGTGGTTCTGCTGGGTCTCCGGCTAGAGCAGGGCGCCTGCCAGCACTATCTGCACATCCGACCGGCTCCCAGCGACAACTTGCCCTTGGTGGATCTAATCGAGCACCCGGACCCTATCTTTGACCCCAAGGAGAAGGATCTTAACGAGACCTTGCTAAGGAACCTCATGGGCGGACACTTCGACCCCAACTTTATGTCTGTTTCCTTGCCCGAGGACCGGCTCGGAGTGGACGATTTAGCTGAGCTGGACTTGCTGCTCAGGCAGAGACCCTCGGGAGCGATGCCCAGCGAAATCAAAGGGCTGGAGTTCTACGACGGGCTGCAGCCGGGCAAGAAGCACAGGCTGAGCAAGAAGCTGCGCAGGAAGCTGCAGATGTGGCTTTGGTCCCAGACCTTCTGCCCGGTCCTATACACGTGGAACGATCTCGGCAGCCGCTTTTGGCCCCGGTATGTCAAAGTGGGCAGCTGCTACAGTAAAAGGTCTTGTTCAGTCCCCGAAGGCATGGTTTGCAAACCTGCCAAATCCGTGCATTTAACGATCCTGAGGTGGAGGTGCCAGCGCCGGGGCGGGCAGAGATGCACATGGATACCCATCCAGTACCCCATCATTTCGGAGTGTAAGTGCTCCTGCTAG